In a single window of the Cucumis melo cultivar AY chromosome 11, USDA_Cmelo_AY_1.0, whole genome shotgun sequence genome:
- the LOC103497737 gene encoding uncharacterized protein LOC103497737 encodes MLYFKCPYLPIEQALFTLSRINENGYFKSHPNLLIFSTSYADFPLTLVTLQLMPQFFMEYNCDSLYHYNIHIDHLYRLFKTARTKMLFQTFDFNLIDGRKSKKEGVIIFYSDKRDSLASNVRTLDKLPLDTQKIPSIQYDAFFTMETELFKTLMRDLNDHTARVTVARSSVRFTSSKMLNIGFTKQSGNCIIGGIKKVKDEIKFTITFRPVPFFDSFSTKRVWFFKPSLSNCMAMVSPVNLHAEITSYFV; translated from the exons ATGCTCTACTTCAAGTGCCCATATCTTCCAATTGAACAAGCTTTATTCACCCTAAGCAGAATCAACGAAAATGGGTATTTCAAAAGCCATCCAAATCTGTTAATTTTCTCTACAAGTTACGCAGATTTCCCACTCACCTTAGTAACCCTACAACTGATGCCTCAATTCTTCATGGAATACAATTGCGATTCCCTTTATCACTACAACATCCATATCGATCATCTTTACAGACTCTTTAAAACTGCAAGAACCAAGATGTTATTTCAAACCTTTGACTTCAATCTCATTGATGGTcgcaaatcaaagaaagaaggTGTCATTATCTTTTACA GTGATAAGAGAGATTCATTAGCATCAAATGTACGTACATTGGATAAACTTCCTCTTGATACACAAAAGATTCCCTCAATTCAATATGATGCATTTTTCACTATGGAAACAGAACTATTCAAAACCCTAATGCGTGATTTAAATGATCATACAg CTAGGGTTACTGTGGCACGTTCATCTGTGAGATTCACTTCCAGTAAAATGTTGAATATTGGATTTACTAAACAg TCAGGGAATTGTATAATCGGAGGCATTAAGAAAGTGAAAGATGAAATTAAGTTTACAATCACTTTCAGGCCGGTTCCGTTCTTCGATAGCTTCTCAACGAAAAGGGTTTGGTTCTTTAAACCAAGTTTGAGTAATTGCATGGCGATGGTTTCTCCTGTTAATCTTCATGCTGAAATTACATCCTACTTTGTCTAA